The proteins below come from a single Halostagnicola larsenii XH-48 genomic window:
- a CDS encoding DUF5827 family protein has translation MPVPKSEFESLPPCDFYTPAELLETDQMYTIYEIARLLQGLETDADIDRETEDILIDWAIPWVMTNADDLVVAEPRDEDEPGYYGRKD, from the coding sequence ATGCCAGTTCCAAAATCGGAGTTCGAGAGCCTCCCACCCTGTGACTTTTACACGCCAGCAGAGCTTCTCGAGACGGACCAGATGTACACGATTTACGAAATCGCCCGTCTCCTGCAGGGACTCGAAACGGATGCTGATATCGACCGGGAGACGGAAGACATCCTGATCGACTGGGCGATTCCATGGGTGATGACAAACGCTGACGACCTCGTGGTCGCGGAACCACGCGACGAGGACGAACCCGGCTACTACGGACGCAAGGACTGA
- a CDS encoding ATPase has translation MIVLVTGGDRVDAGKTTFSTGLLERTGAIGYKPRAANDYWFDHDDCLEALARGRLYGKDAAKLADMERADRGPEALNPVHRLWQPATTGSAGILGRPDREFIVDRVVRPDSEDPLYVRNGTVDVPDVVEESLPLEESLTVESLEELNELMQREYLPAFRSLTSEIASAELAVVESYGNVARPLESLDEELVSAVAVVEPGSARIYRGSRFSRACAVAGSSPGGGTLETRVPDVTGSIEPVARVSLPPLAAEQRNDPEAIADAYESAYSALLETI, from the coding sequence ATGATCGTTCTCGTTACCGGCGGAGACCGCGTCGACGCCGGCAAGACCACGTTCTCGACGGGCCTCCTCGAGCGAACCGGTGCTATCGGGTACAAACCCCGGGCTGCGAACGACTACTGGTTCGACCACGACGACTGTCTCGAGGCGCTCGCCCGAGGGCGGCTCTACGGAAAAGACGCGGCGAAGCTGGCCGACATGGAACGAGCTGATAGGGGCCCTGAAGCGCTCAACCCGGTACACAGACTCTGGCAGCCCGCCACGACCGGCTCGGCGGGGATCCTCGGCCGTCCTGACCGAGAGTTTATCGTCGACCGAGTCGTTCGACCCGATAGCGAGGATCCGCTGTACGTTCGCAATGGGACTGTTGACGTTCCTGATGTCGTCGAGGAGTCACTCCCACTCGAAGAATCGCTAACCGTCGAGTCCCTCGAGGAATTAAACGAACTGATGCAACGGGAGTACCTTCCGGCGTTTCGATCGTTGACGAGCGAAATCGCGTCCGCCGAGCTAGCCGTCGTCGAATCGTACGGAAACGTCGCACGACCGCTCGAGTCACTCGACGAGGAGTTGGTCTCGGCGGTCGCCGTCGTCGAGCCCGGGTCTGCGCGGATCTACCGCGGCTCTCGGTTTTCTCGCGCCTGTGCGGTTGCGGGTTCGAGTCCGGGTGGCGGGACGCTCGAAACGCGGGTTCCCGACGTCACCGGTTCGATCGAACCCGTTGCTCGGGTCTCATTACCACCGCTCGCTGCCGAGCAGCGCAACGACCCGGAGGCGATCGCCGATGCGTACGAATCAGCGTATTCAGCGCTTCTTGAGACGATTTGA
- a CDS encoding MBL fold metallo-hydrolase — protein sequence MVENLAEDVHAFTSNVFLVTGDRTVLIDAGANFDVVSAIESRVDDLDAVVLTHTHKDHVANLEAVKDAFDVDAWGFDTSVDGVDHEIEDEETVVLGDHEYVAMHTPGHKDDHLCFYAREPGVLFAGDLIFEHGSYGRTDLPEGDHQELVLSIHDVLDMIEKDLQVMHAGHGQSVTTNPYGSVDLSAQTALNDAE from the coding sequence ATGGTCGAAAACCTCGCCGAAGACGTACACGCGTTCACGAGCAACGTATTTCTGGTGACGGGCGATCGAACGGTCCTGATCGATGCGGGCGCGAATTTCGACGTCGTCTCCGCGATCGAGTCTCGAGTCGACGATCTAGACGCCGTCGTCCTCACGCACACGCACAAAGATCACGTCGCGAATCTCGAGGCGGTCAAAGACGCCTTCGACGTCGATGCGTGGGGATTCGATACGTCGGTCGACGGCGTCGACCACGAAATCGAAGACGAAGAGACGGTCGTACTTGGCGACCACGAGTACGTCGCGATGCACACTCCCGGGCACAAAGACGACCACCTCTGTTTTTACGCCCGCGAGCCCGGCGTTCTCTTCGCTGGAGATCTGATTTTCGAGCACGGAAGCTACGGGCGGACCGACCTCCCAGAGGGAGATCACCAGGAACTCGTCTTGAGCATCCACGACGTCCTCGATATGATCGAGAAGGACCTGCAGGTTATGCATGCGGGACACGGCCAGAGCGTCACCACTAACCCCTACGGCTCCGTCGATCTCTCGGCCCAGACAGCACTCAACGACGCCGAGTGA